A part of Clostridium novyi genomic DNA contains:
- the cas1b gene encoding type I-B CRISPR-associated endonuclease Cas1b: MGSTKYLMSMGEVSRKDNSLCFRKNSKNQYIPIENVKEIYCLSEISLNTKLLDFISHNNIVMHFFNYYGGYSGTFYPKENLVSGRLLVKQVKAYENKRMDIARAIVLGIGENIHEVMYHYYKHNVNEVKELLDWIKTEFKSKLENVQDIKSLMQVEGEVWQRFYSNFKYILPENFIINKRVKRPPDNPINAMISFGNSMLYSKTVSVIYNTHLDQKISFLHEPSEGRFSLSLDLSEVFKPIITFKTIFELVNRKKIQVSKHFDKNLNYCILNEAGKKIFIEAFEGRLESIFEHPKLKRKISYKTAIKLDCYKLIKNILEEKEFKPFRLKDKI, translated from the coding sequence ATGGGAAGTACAAAATATTTAATGTCTATGGGGGAAGTTTCACGTAAAGATAATTCTCTTTGTTTTAGAAAAAATAGTAAAAATCAATATATTCCAATAGAGAATGTTAAGGAAATTTATTGTTTATCAGAAATATCATTAAATACTAAATTACTAGATTTTATATCACATAATAATATTGTAATGCACTTTTTTAATTATTATGGTGGATATAGCGGAACTTTTTATCCAAAAGAAAATTTAGTAAGTGGAAGGCTTTTGGTAAAGCAAGTTAAAGCTTATGAAAATAAAAGAATGGATATAGCTAGAGCAATTGTACTAGGAATTGGAGAAAATATACATGAAGTTATGTATCATTATTATAAACACAATGTTAATGAAGTTAAAGAGTTGTTAGATTGGATAAAAACTGAATTTAAAAGTAAGTTAGAAAATGTACAAGATATAAAGTCCTTAATGCAAGTAGAGGGAGAAGTGTGGCAGAGGTTTTATTCAAATTTCAAATATATCTTACCAGAAAATTTTATAATAAATAAAAGAGTTAAAAGACCACCAGATAATCCTATAAATGCAATGATATCCTTTGGAAACAGTATGCTATATTCTAAAACTGTATCCGTTATATATAATACCCATTTGGATCAGAAGATAAGTTTTTTACATGAACCTTCAGAAGGTAGATTTTCTTTAAGTCTAGATTTGAGTGAAGTTTTTAAGCCAATAATAACGTTTAAAACTATATTTGAACTTGTAAATAGAAAGAAGATACAAGTATCTAAACATTTTGATAAGAATTTAAATTATTGTATCCTAAATGAGGCTGGAAAAAAGATTTTTATTGAGGCATTTGAAGGAAGATTAGAATCTATTTTTGAACATCCAAAGTTAAAGAGAAAAATAAGTTATAAAACAGCTATTAAACTAGATTGTTATAAACTTATAAAAAATATATTAGAAGAAAAGGAATTTAAGCCATTTAGGCTTAAGGATAAGATATAA
- the cas8b gene encoding type I-B CRISPR-associated protein Cas8b/Csh1 translates to MLNQAIKYLLSNYKEDEIDKFIAKNYIPTDGIYIVVEETKYGFNRVEKVQIKQNKRTKQLEDTTGFINFDFICIADYLSKLIDMNKPIDSKKVIHSNNYLSFFVKLDSISGGKLTNEIIHNYYEVLRNPQDKYKKDKNKLAMYEDAEKEFGKVNEERLNKIEEWIINNIYNLVPKDSKEKTYLKIFFKYDLSEYEKESKKYLIPNIYNSTDFNISINDTLYGLPNNNMGLNSKKPYLENKTRKTTVPFLISLKEVLIQKKLFDFLMNMATTGRVNIYLNEKEIIALSNKESLKNNFQGAYIRIKKGKELEILDFDIIENYKVKLKQPMKVKNILQINYEKLSKKLPDYYHEIKLVENLKIFINEILFSKFLDSNYFTEAKDLSINNSNLKMNLLLSRNILFNWFFKGNQQGVWEVLNKTSLSLIKGSINNGYMIRASEQFNLRCALKEYFKGDEKSMADVLKEVKDSLRKKINIKFDEATSSIENDDEYYFAVGQLAGYFISLNKSKNKPHSLANPVINARNDKRIKDELIKLYKKYNYAIPYTKGRFENLMAIVKSYEPKEKVKDDLIIAGYLHSNLIFEKTEDSKNENGGN, encoded by the coding sequence TAAATCAAGCGATTAAGTATTTACTTTCTAATTATAAAGAAGATGAAATAGATAAATTTATTGCTAAAAATTATATTCCGACTGATGGTATATATATAGTTGTTGAAGAAACTAAATACGGATTTAATAGAGTTGAGAAGGTGCAAATAAAACAAAATAAGAGAACTAAGCAATTAGAAGATACTACAGGATTTATAAATTTTGATTTTATTTGTATAGCAGATTATTTAAGTAAGCTTATAGATATGAATAAGCCCATTGATTCTAAAAAAGTAATACATTCTAATAATTACTTAAGTTTCTTTGTAAAATTAGATAGTATTTCTGGTGGAAAATTAACCAATGAAATTATTCATAATTACTATGAAGTTTTAAGAAATCCACAAGATAAATACAAAAAAGATAAAAATAAGCTAGCAATGTATGAAGATGCAGAAAAAGAATTTGGAAAAGTCAATGAGGAAAGACTAAATAAAATAGAAGAATGGATTATAAATAATATATATAATCTAGTTCCTAAAGATTCGAAAGAAAAAACATATCTAAAAATATTTTTTAAGTACGATTTATCTGAATATGAAAAAGAGAGTAAAAAATATCTAATTCCCAATATTTACAACAGTACAGATTTTAATATATCTATAAATGACACATTATATGGACTTCCTAATAACAATATGGGTTTAAATTCAAAAAAACCTTATTTAGAAAACAAAACAAGAAAAACTACAGTTCCATTTTTAATATCTCTAAAAGAAGTATTAATCCAAAAAAAGTTATTTGATTTTTTAATGAATATGGCAACAACAGGAAGAGTAAATATTTATTTAAACGAAAAAGAAATTATTGCATTAAGCAATAAAGAAAGCCTTAAAAATAATTTTCAAGGTGCATATATCAGAATAAAAAAAGGAAAAGAACTTGAAATTTTAGATTTTGATATTATAGAAAATTATAAAGTTAAGTTAAAGCAACCTATGAAAGTTAAAAACATACTTCAAATAAATTATGAAAAACTAAGTAAAAAATTACCTGACTATTATCATGAAATAAAGTTAGTAGAAAATTTGAAGATATTCATAAATGAAATTTTATTTAGCAAGTTCTTAGATTCAAATTACTTTACAGAGGCTAAAGATTTATCTATTAATAATAGCAACCTAAAAATGAATTTATTATTAAGTAGAAATATATTATTTAATTGGTTTTTTAAAGGAAATCAACAAGGGGTATGGGAAGTGCTAAATAAAACTAGCTTAAGCTTAATAAAGGGTTCTATTAATAATGGTTATATGATTAGAGCAAGTGAACAATTTAATTTAAGATGTGCTTTAAAGGAATATTTTAAAGGAGATGAAAAGTCAATGGCTGATGTTTTAAAGGAAGTTAAAGATTCCTTAAGAAAAAAGATAAATATAAAATTTGATGAGGCTACATCTAGTATAGAAAATGATGATGAATATTATTTTGCAGTAGGACAATTAGCAGGATATTTTATTTCATTAAATAAGAGTAAAAACAAACCACATTCTTTAGCAAATCCAGTTATAAATGCGAGAAATGATAAGAGAATTAAAGATGAACTTATAAAACTATATAAAAAATATAATTACGCAATACCTTATACAAAAGGAAGATTTGAAAATTTAATGGCAATAGTAAAGTCTTATGAACCTAAGGAAAAGGTTAAAGATGATTTAATAATAGCAGGATATCTTCATAGTAATTTAATTTTTGAAAAAACTGAAGATTCAAAAAATGAGAATGGAGGAAATTAG
- the cas2 gene encoding CRISPR-associated endonuclease Cas2: MSKKINYNYAFLFYDVKEKRVNKVFKVCKKYLTHYQKSVFRGEITPSNIIKLREDLKKVIDESEDFICIIKLLNNKVFGEEVLGVGIETAEDLIL; encoded by the coding sequence ATGAGTAAAAAAATTAATTATAATTATGCATTTTTATTTTATGATGTGAAAGAAAAGAGAGTAAATAAAGTGTTTAAGGTTTGTAAAAAGTATTTAACTCATTATCAAAAATCTGTTTTTAGAGGTGAGATAACACCTTCTAATATAATAAAATTAAGAGAAGATTTAAAGAAAGTAATAGATGAAAGTGAAGATTTTATATGTATAATTAAATTATTAAATAATAAAGTATTTGGAGAAGAAGTGTTAGGAGTAGGTATTGAAACTGCAGAGGATTTAATTTTATAA
- the cas5b gene encoding type I-B CRISPR-associated protein Cas5b — protein MEVLKFNLKGETAFFKRPDVNTYLYFTYGNIHKVALLGILGAIMGYKGYNNQCNKIYKHEKEQCIYPEFYEKLKGLKVGIVPINHHGYNLKKVQTFNNSVGYASKEQGGNLIVKEQWLEKPKWEIYILIENEITRELADRLKNYKFKYIPYLGKNDHIADIGFVEVIKNAEKIHSVDKLDGLFMKKYFTLNLDNEDEEEESIWKYEESLPISLEEVTNKYELETFLMTNAIVNIKDYDKVQIYKCNNKNIYFF, from the coding sequence ATGGAGGTTTTAAAATTTAATTTAAAGGGTGAAACTGCATTTTTTAAACGTCCAGATGTGAATACTTATTTATATTTTACGTATGGAAATATACATAAAGTAGCACTACTTGGAATACTAGGAGCTATAATGGGTTATAAAGGATACAATAATCAATGCAATAAAATTTACAAACATGAAAAAGAACAGTGTATATATCCAGAGTTTTATGAAAAATTAAAAGGATTAAAGGTAGGAATTGTTCCTATAAATCATCATGGTTATAATTTAAAAAAAGTGCAAACATTTAATAACTCAGTGGGGTATGCCTCAAAGGAGCAAGGTGGAAATTTAATAGTTAAAGAACAATGGCTTGAAAAACCTAAATGGGAAATATATATACTTATTGAAAATGAAATTACTAGAGAATTAGCTGATAGATTAAAAAACTATAAATTTAAGTATATACCTTATTTAGGTAAAAATGATCATATAGCAGATATAGGTTTTGTAGAAGTAATAAAAAATGCTGAAAAGATACACAGTGTGGATAAGTTAGATGGTTTATTTATGAAAAAATACTTTACATTAAATTTAGATAATGAAGATGAAGAAGAAGAGAGCATATGGAAATATGAAGAAAGTTTGCCTATATCATTAGAAGAAGTAACTAACAAATATGAATTAGAAACTTTCTTAATGACTAATGCTATTGTAAATATAAAAGACTATGATAAGGTTCAAATTTACAAATGTAATAATAAAAATATATATTTCTTTTAA
- a CDS encoding CRISPR-associated protein Cas4, whose protein sequence is MRVNGTLVNYYIHCKRQCWLHGNRVNMENNSEDVKIGKAIHKIREEHGKNTEVSIENIKIDKITKEYLVEVKKSDSDIEAVRWQILFYLKILKDKGIDKKGKIEVIEKKKSNNKIIYEELTEEKEERLKEIIFNVEKLIGDENLPMVEFDNKCKKCAYYEYCYV, encoded by the coding sequence ATGAGAGTAAATGGTACATTAGTGAATTACTATATACATTGTAAAAGACAATGCTGGTTACATGGCAATAGGGTTAATATGGAGAATAATAGTGAAGACGTTAAGATAGGAAAAGCAATACATAAGATAAGAGAAGAGCATGGGAAAAATACAGAAGTATCTATAGAAAATATAAAAATAGATAAAATAACAAAAGAATATTTAGTGGAAGTGAAAAAGTCAGATTCGGATATAGAAGCGGTTAGATGGCAAATTCTATTTTACTTAAAGATTTTGAAGGATAAAGGAATAGATAAAAAAGGAAAAATTGAGGTAATAGAAAAAAAGAAAAGTAACAATAAAATAATATATGAAGAATTGACAGAAGAAAAAGAAGAACGATTAAAAGAAATTATATTTAATGTAGAAAAGTTAATAGGAGATGAAAATCTGCCAATGGTAGAATTCGATAACAAGTGCAAAAAATGTGCATATTACGAATACTGTTACGTATAG
- the cas3 gene encoding CRISPR-associated helicase Cas3' produces MYFEKTEKFDISKYIKNSEKIYAHINNKTREKETLKEHVERSLKYFYKLVYSKNLENIFLKFEEKLCREFSDEEKNLFREMIINTIYMHDLGKININFQRLKMHNKYWENHKEFEFNNSNHSCLSSLIYMDYYYKKIKSNSNLNSLESKKLLKIFMILNAYVISKHHTGLDKLEDFKVKLTEDDGEGQRLCSSELSLFEDIYNEKIKFTTNENILKNLFKNTEKNLRRYEEEENNISFVFYIYERLMLSILLMCDYYATSEFEHGDEVKGFNEIENIYDFYDEFNNTKINKDTREYEKNEYDTKRDFSNLKDINILRKELFLDAEKELLKNLDKNIFYLEAPTGSGKSNVAFNLTFRLIEKERNLKKLIYVYPFNTLVDQNIKTIEKIFNNKKDVLNNMAVINSITPIKIRKKDLDDNTIDYNTSLLDRQFLNYPMILTTHVSLFNYFFGISKEDIFPLAKLCNSVIVLDEIQSYKNYIWKEIITFLKYYSEFLNIKFIIMSATLPNLDILMDDESNSISLISNRDKYFDNKLFKNRVKIDYSLLDSADIEDSKDAKLEKIFNHVVEQSNNSEKNILIEFISKDTAAKFHEMLIEYKEEYGLGTQDVRDIELITGDDNSIERNKIINKITKEENKNIILVATQVIEAGVDIDMDIGYKDISMLDCDEQFLGRINRSCLKESGIVYFFNLDSASGIYKNDYRKPKQLTLISEKFHTRRWLENKEFYKFYKHVLEVINKNGTDKYKENSISNFVKNSMNKFDFINISERMKLIDDNKMECSVFLNRELELDDERVLKGYEIWDSYKELLQNNEIDYAEKKVKLSKVVSDMNYFIYKVRKGNFNITECIGEIYYIEDGEKYLENGKFIKSKFQGIDSDIC; encoded by the coding sequence ATGTACTTTGAGAAAACAGAAAAATTTGATATTTCAAAATATATAAAAAATTCAGAAAAAATATATGCACATATAAATAATAAAACTAGAGAAAAAGAAACTTTAAAAGAACATGTAGAAAGATCTTTAAAATATTTTTATAAATTAGTATATAGTAAAAACTTAGAAAATATTTTTTTAAAGTTTGAGGAGAAACTTTGTAGAGAATTTAGTGATGAAGAGAAAAATTTATTTAGAGAAATGATAATAAATACAATATATATGCATGATTTAGGAAAGATAAATATTAATTTTCAAAGATTAAAAATGCATAATAAATATTGGGAAAATCATAAAGAGTTTGAATTTAATAACTCAAATCATTCATGCTTATCTTCATTAATATATATGGATTATTATTATAAAAAGATTAAATCTAATTCTAATTTAAATAGTTTGGAAAGCAAGAAGTTACTAAAAATATTTATGATTTTAAACGCTTATGTAATATCAAAACATCATACTGGATTAGATAAATTAGAGGACTTTAAAGTTAAATTAACAGAAGATGATGGAGAAGGACAAAGATTATGTTCAAGTGAGTTAAGTCTTTTTGAAGATATTTACAATGAGAAAATTAAATTTACCACCAATGAAAATATATTAAAGAATCTTTTTAAAAATACAGAAAAAAATTTAAGAAGGTATGAGGAAGAAGAAAATAATATATCTTTTGTATTTTACATATATGAAAGATTAATGTTATCAATACTACTTATGTGCGATTATTACGCTACATCAGAATTTGAACATGGGGATGAAGTTAAAGGATTTAATGAAATAGAAAATATATATGATTTTTATGATGAATTTAATAATACAAAAATAAATAAAGATACTAGAGAATATGAAAAGAATGAATATGATACAAAAAGAGATTTTTCAAATTTAAAGGATATAAATATTTTAAGGAAAGAATTATTTTTAGATGCGGAAAAGGAGCTTTTAAAGAATTTAGATAAGAATATATTTTATTTAGAGGCGCCAACTGGAAGTGGTAAAAGCAATGTTGCTTTTAACTTAACTTTTAGATTAATAGAAAAAGAAAGAAATTTAAAGAAATTAATTTATGTATATCCTTTTAATACTTTAGTTGATCAAAATATAAAAACTATAGAAAAAATATTCAATAATAAAAAAGATGTATTGAATAATATGGCAGTAATAAATTCTATAACTCCTATAAAAATAAGAAAAAAAGATTTAGATGATAATACAATAGACTATAATACATCATTATTAGACAGGCAATTCTTAAATTATCCGATGATACTAACTACTCATGTAAGTTTGTTTAATTATTTCTTTGGAATCTCTAAAGAAGATATATTTCCATTAGCTAAGTTATGTAATAGTGTAATAGTTTTAGATGAGATACAAAGTTATAAAAATTATATATGGAAAGAAATTATTACATTTTTAAAGTACTATTCAGAATTTTTGAATATTAAGTTCATAATAATGTCAGCAACACTTCCGAATTTAGATATACTTATGGACGATGAAAGTAATAGCATAAGTTTAATATCAAATAGAGATAAGTATTTTGACAATAAACTTTTTAAAAATAGGGTTAAAATAGATTATTCTTTACTGGATAGTGCAGATATTGAGGATAGTAAAGATGCAAAATTAGAAAAAATATTTAATCATGTAGTAGAACAATCTAATAATTCCGAAAAAAATATATTAATTGAATTTATAAGTAAAGATACAGCTGCAAAATTTCATGAAATGTTAATAGAATATAAAGAAGAATATGGTTTAGGCACACAAGATGTAAGAGATATTGAGCTTATAACTGGAGATGACAATAGTATAGAAAGAAATAAAATTATTAATAAGATAACTAAGGAAGAAAACAAAAATATTATTTTGGTTGCAACCCAGGTTATTGAAGCAGGTGTTGATATTGACATGGACATAGGATATAAGGATATATCTATGCTTGATTGTGATGAACAATTCTTAGGTAGAATAAATAGAAGTTGCTTAAAAGAGTCAGGTATAGTGTATTTTTTTAATTTAGACAGTGCTAGTGGAATTTATAAAAATGATTATAGAAAACCTAAGCAATTAACGCTAATTTCAGAAAAATTTCATACTCGCAGGTGGCTAGAAAATAAAGAGTTTTATAAGTTTTATAAACATGTTTTAGAGGTTATAAATAAAAATGGCACGGATAAGTATAAAGAAAATAGTATAAGTAATTTTGTGAAAAACAGTATGAATAAATTTGATTTTATTAATATAAGTGAAAGAATGAAATTAATTGATGATAACAAAATGGAATGTAGTGTATTTTTAAATAGAGAACTTGAGTTAGATGATGAACGTGTATTAAAAGGATATGAGATTTGGGATAGTTATAAAGAATTATTGCAAAATAATGAAATTGATTATGCAGAAAAGAAAGTTAAGTTATCAAAAGTTGTATCTGATATGAATTATTTTATATATAAAGTTAGAAAAGGGAATTTTAATATTACTGAATGTATAGGTGAAATTTATTATATAGAAGATGGAGAGAAATATTTGGAAAATGGAAAATTTATAAAAAGTAAATTTCAAGGAATAGATTCAGATATATGTTAG
- a CDS encoding type I CRISPR-associated protein Cas7 produces MMNKRIYGLLGIASIMANWNADFTGYPKTISTGEIFGSDKAFKYPIKKMWNQQGEKVLYIKSMKLEEDKNGISDLTPRSLKERYEYLFENNKVSDNKEGKTDKKSKKDGKEVLTNLFKAIDVKNFGATFAEEGNNISITGAVQIGQGFNKYEESYAEEQQILSPFRDASQKKKSKKENEEKEDAKASTLGTKIVSNEAHYFYPFAINPTAYDEFVELGVTDGYTEEDYKKFKDASLIAATSFNTNSKVGCENEFALFVETDKELYLPNLSQFVEFEKKDDKGVIKLTCGKLLDGLKDKIKSIEIYYNPYTTILDSDIKDAKKFNIFTKKEEV; encoded by the coding sequence ATGATGAATAAAAGAATTTATGGATTATTAGGTATAGCATCAATAATGGCTAATTGGAATGCTGATTTTACAGGATATCCAAAAACAATTTCAACAGGAGAGATATTTGGAAGCGATAAGGCATTTAAGTATCCTATTAAAAAAATGTGGAACCAACAAGGGGAAAAAGTATTATATATAAAATCAATGAAGCTTGAAGAAGATAAAAATGGCATAAGTGATTTAACTCCAAGATCACTAAAAGAAAGATATGAATATTTATTTGAAAATAATAAAGTAAGTGACAATAAAGAAGGCAAAACTGATAAAAAATCCAAAAAAGATGGAAAAGAAGTTTTAACAAATTTATTTAAAGCTATAGATGTTAAAAACTTTGGAGCTACTTTTGCAGAGGAAGGAAATAATATATCAATAACTGGTGCAGTTCAAATAGGCCAGGGATTTAATAAATATGAAGAATCTTATGCAGAAGAACAGCAAATACTTTCTCCTTTTAGAGATGCCTCTCAAAAGAAAAAGTCTAAAAAAGAAAATGAGGAGAAGGAAGATGCTAAAGCTTCAACATTAGGAACAAAAATAGTTAGTAATGAAGCACATTATTTTTATCCATTTGCAATAAATCCAACAGCATATGATGAATTTGTAGAATTAGGAGTAACTGATGGATACACTGAAGAAGATTACAAAAAGTTTAAAGACGCTTCATTAATTGCAGCTACATCATTTAATACAAACTCAAAAGTTGGCTGTGAAAATGAGTTTGCCTTATTTGTAGAAACTGATAAAGAATTATATCTACCTAATTTAAGTCAGTTTGTAGAGTTTGAGAAGAAGGATGATAAAGGAGTTATTAAATTAACTTGTGGTAAGTTATTAGATGGATTAAAAGATAAAATTAAATCTATAGAAATTTATTACAATCCATACACTACTATTCTTGATAGTGATATAAAAGATGCTAAAAAGTTTAATATATTTACTAAAAAAGAAGAGGTATAA